Proteins co-encoded in one Sulfurimonas sp. HSL1-2 genomic window:
- a CDS encoding ferritin-like domain-containing protein, translating to MAIRGISILKGIEAEAVVKLLNKAYCDEWLAYYQYFIESKVVKGIMKDAAITELDQHAADELRHATMVADRIIQLGGTPALSPSEWMVHSNCGYEAPENPDVMAVLEQAIKGEQCAISVYSDLVDLTREKDIVTYDIVSQILADEVEHEEDLQALYNDIEEFVEQIKAALK from the coding sequence ATGGCAATTCGCGGTATTTCCATACTCAAAGGCATTGAAGCGGAAGCGGTCGTCAAACTGCTCAACAAGGCGTACTGCGATGAGTGGCTGGCCTACTACCAGTACTTCATCGAGTCCAAGGTCGTCAAGGGAATCATGAAAGACGCCGCGATCACCGAGCTTGACCAGCATGCGGCGGACGAACTGCGCCACGCGACGATGGTCGCCGACCGCATCATCCAGCTCGGCGGCACGCCGGCACTGAGCCCTTCGGAGTGGATGGTGCACAGCAACTGCGGTTACGAAGCGCCTGAAAACCCCGACGTCATGGCGGTCCTCGAGCAGGCGATCAAAGGGGAGCAGTGCGCCATCAGCGTCTACTCGGACCTCGTCGACCTCACCCGCGAAAAGGACATTGTCACCTACGACATCGTCTCGCAGATCCTTGCCGACGAGGTCGAGCACGAAGAGGATCTCCAGGCCCTCTACAACGACATCGAGGAGTTCGTCGAGCAGATCAAAGCAGCCCTAAAGTAG
- a CDS encoding MBL fold metallo-hydrolase yields MATVISYGAAEVVTGSCHLLELENGKQILIDCGMFQGGEEERNADAFGFDPAQVDFLLLTHAHLDHCGRMPKLVKEGFDKTIVATQATFDLAEVILLDSAKIMLEDYETHFKKALRRGSEKEVNPPLYGEDDVRDALSLTRILPEYGEPFTLCKGVEVTYRDAGHILGSAFIEIAYEEAGETRTIVFSGDIGNDNDMVLPNLAPCRHADYLYTESTYGDRDHQNALQSTAEFKKVITDTLFDWGNVLIPSFAVERTQEILFLLKEMHESGELPHCRIFVDSPMAIRATEVYDRYSDLLSAKCREVKARDGRVFDFELLSYTLDVGESKAINQIDSRAIIIAGSGMCTGGRILHHFKHRLWNRKNALIFVGYQAAGTLGRRIIDGEKWIKIYREDIRIEASVYTINGFSAHADQSGILSWIEGMNGVKKIFLIHGEADKELLFKQAIAEKLHKEAHIVEQNEVIYL; encoded by the coding sequence ATGGCAACGGTTATCTCGTACGGCGCGGCGGAAGTGGTGACGGGGTCATGCCACCTGCTCGAACTGGAAAACGGCAAGCAGATCCTTATCGACTGCGGTATGTTCCAGGGCGGGGAGGAGGAGCGCAACGCAGACGCATTCGGATTTGACCCGGCGCAGGTCGATTTCCTGCTGCTGACCCATGCGCACCTTGATCATTGCGGACGGATGCCCAAACTCGTCAAAGAGGGGTTCGACAAAACGATCGTGGCGACGCAGGCGACCTTCGACCTGGCCGAAGTCATTCTGCTCGACAGTGCCAAGATCATGCTCGAAGATTACGAAACCCACTTCAAAAAGGCGCTGCGCCGCGGCAGCGAAAAAGAGGTGAACCCTCCGCTCTACGGCGAAGACGACGTCAGGGATGCCCTGAGCCTCACCCGCATCCTGCCCGAATACGGCGAACCGTTCACCCTCTGCAAAGGGGTCGAAGTGACCTACCGGGATGCGGGGCACATTCTCGGCTCCGCCTTTATCGAGATCGCCTACGAGGAGGCGGGGGAGACGCGGACCATCGTCTTCTCCGGCGATATCGGCAACGATAACGACATGGTGCTGCCCAACCTCGCCCCCTGCCGCCATGCGGATTACCTCTATACCGAATCGACCTACGGGGACCGCGACCACCAGAACGCCCTGCAGAGTACGGCGGAGTTCAAAAAGGTCATCACCGATACCCTGTTTGACTGGGGGAACGTCCTGATTCCCTCCTTTGCGGTCGAGCGGACCCAGGAGATCCTTTTCCTGCTCAAGGAGATGCACGAAAGCGGTGAACTGCCGCACTGTAGGATCTTCGTCGACTCCCCGATGGCGATAAGGGCGACGGAGGTGTATGACCGCTACAGCGACCTGCTCAGCGCCAAGTGCCGCGAGGTGAAGGCGCGCGACGGCCGCGTCTTCGATTTTGAGCTGCTCTCCTATACCCTCGACGTCGGGGAGTCCAAGGCGATCAACCAGATCGACAGCCGGGCCATCATCATCGCCGGCAGCGGGATGTGTACGGGTGGCCGGATCCTGCACCACTTCAAGCACCGCCTCTGGAATCGCAAGAACGCGCTGATCTTCGTCGGCTACCAGGCGGCCGGGACGCTGGGGCGGCGGATCATCGACGGGGAGAAATGGATCAAGATCTACCGCGAAGATATCCGGATCGAGGCCAGCGTCTACACCATCAACGGCTTCTCGGCCCATGCCGACCAGTCGGGGATCCTCTCCTGGATCGAAGGGATGAACGGTGTGAAGAAGATCTTTCTCATCCACGGGGAAGCGGACAAGGAGCTGCTGTTCAAGCAGGCGATTGCGGAGAAGCTGCACAAAGAGGCGCATATCGTAGAGCAGAACGAGGTGATCTACCTGTAG